The following are from one region of the Actinoplanes sp. L3-i22 genome:
- a CDS encoding LysR family transcriptional regulator has protein sequence MLEIRRLILLRELAIRGTLAAVAEALNFTPSAVSQQLSQLEKETGTVLLRKAGRRVRLTPQAEVLVASVGEVLDTLERAEARLQAAATRVTGTVRVAVFQSAALAFMPAALRLTAARFPDVRVEMVQREPEEALRETWARDFDMVIAEQYPAHAAPHHPGLDRRDLTTDAIRLALPAEEASLHPVGSLDSARQMPWVMEPRGAASRHFAEQLCRRAGFEPDVRYETADLQAHIRLVESGNAVALIPDLVWAGRSTSCRLLALEDAPRRTIFTAQRVAGAESPVARAFRQILEQTVVDDPDRRSEPGLR, from the coding sequence ATGCTGGAGATCCGCCGCCTGATCCTGCTCCGCGAGCTGGCCATCCGCGGCACGCTCGCGGCCGTCGCCGAGGCCCTCAACTTCACCCCGTCCGCGGTCAGCCAGCAGCTCAGCCAGCTGGAGAAGGAGACCGGCACGGTGCTGCTGCGCAAGGCCGGCCGCCGGGTCCGGCTCACCCCGCAGGCCGAGGTCCTGGTCGCCTCGGTCGGCGAGGTCCTGGACACCCTGGAACGGGCCGAGGCGCGCCTGCAGGCGGCCGCGACCCGGGTCACCGGGACGGTCCGGGTCGCGGTCTTCCAATCCGCGGCCTTGGCTTTCATGCCGGCCGCGCTGCGCCTCACGGCCGCTCGCTTTCCCGACGTACGCGTCGAGATGGTCCAGCGGGAACCGGAAGAGGCCCTGCGGGAGACCTGGGCGCGCGACTTCGACATGGTGATCGCAGAGCAATACCCCGCGCACGCCGCGCCACACCACCCCGGGCTGGACCGGCGCGATCTGACCACCGACGCGATCCGGCTGGCGCTGCCGGCCGAGGAGGCGTCGCTGCACCCGGTCGGCTCACTGGACTCGGCCCGCCAGATGCCCTGGGTGATGGAACCGCGCGGCGCGGCCTCCCGGCACTTCGCCGAGCAGCTGTGCCGGCGGGCGGGCTTCGAGCCGGACGTCCGCTACGAGACCGCCGACCTGCAGGCCCACATCCGCCTGGTGGAGTCCGGCAACGCGGTCGCCCTGATCCCGGACCTGGTCTGGGCGGGCCGCTCCACGTCGTGCCGCCTCCTGGCGCTGGAGGATGCTCCCCGCCGGACCATCTTCACCGCGCAGCGCGTGGCCGGCGCGGAGTCCCCGGTGGCGCGAGCCTTCCGCCAGATCCTGGAGCAGACCGTGGTGGACGACCCTGACCGGCGTTCTGAGCCAGGCCTCCGGTAA